In one Pseudomonas sp. 31-12 genomic region, the following are encoded:
- the tsaE gene encoding tRNA (adenosine(37)-N6)-threonylcarbamoyltransferase complex ATPase subunit type 1 TsaE has translation MSEVTLYLADEEAMTAFGARIAQTTQGHGLIFLEGDLGAGKTTLSRGIIRGLGHVGAVKSPTFTLVEPYEIGDIRAFHFDLYRLVDPEELEFLGIRDYFEDDALCLIEWPQKGAGFLPKPDLTITISPQDSGRSLKILSQGSRGESWCAALALETN, from the coding sequence GTGTCTGAAGTAACCCTGTACCTGGCCGATGAAGAGGCGATGACTGCATTTGGCGCACGCATCGCACAAACCACCCAAGGGCACGGTCTGATTTTTCTGGAAGGTGATCTGGGGGCAGGGAAAACCACGCTGTCGCGGGGCATCATCCGTGGCTTGGGGCATGTCGGGGCAGTGAAAAGTCCGACGTTCACCCTGGTCGAGCCCTACGAGATCGGCGACATCCGGGCCTTCCATTTCGACCTCTATCGACTGGTCGATCCGGAGGAGCTGGAGTTCCTCGGCATCCGCGATTACTTCGAAGACGACGCGTTGTGCCTGATCGAATGGCCCCAGAAGGGTGCAGGCTTTTTGCCAAAGCCCGACCTGACCATTACCATTAGCCCGCAAGACAGCGGGCGTTCGCTGAAAATTTTGTCCCAAGGCTCGCGCGGCGAGTCCTGGTGTGCCGCTTTGGCATTGGAAACCAATTAA
- a CDS encoding N-acetylmuramoyl-L-alanine amidase: MLFLAVTVDAVAETKVNSVRLWRAPDNTRLVFDLTGPVQHSVFTLTSPDRLVIDINGATLGAPLNVNSANTPITAMRSAQRTPTDLRVVIDLKKAVTPKSFTLAPNAQYGNRLVVDLFDNAADAAPIPPPTNVATVAPVPVTPVEPAVKLPPAPAGKRDIIVVIDAGHGGEDPGASGSRGQREKDVVLAIARELQRQVNGMKGFRAELTRTGDYFIPLRGRTEIARKKGADLFVSIHADAAPSAAAFGASVFALSDRGATSETARWLADSENRSDLIGGAGNVSLDDKDRMLAGVLLDLSMTASLTSSLNVGQKVLSNIGRVTPLHKQRVEQAGFMVLKSPDIPSILVETGFISNANEASKLAAANHQQALARSISSGVRQFFQQNPPPGTYIAWLRDSGKIAQGPRDHRVNPGETLAMIAVRYQVSPATLRSANNLKSDELKIGQTLTIPGTELASKE; encoded by the coding sequence ATGTTGTTTTTGGCGGTGACCGTCGACGCTGTGGCCGAGACTAAGGTCAACAGCGTTCGCCTGTGGCGGGCGCCGGACAACACACGGTTGGTGTTCGACTTGACCGGGCCGGTGCAACACAGTGTTTTCACCCTGACCTCCCCGGATCGGCTGGTGATCGACATCAATGGCGCCACCCTTGGCGCGCCGCTGAACGTCAACAGCGCCAATACCCCGATCACCGCCATGCGCTCGGCTCAACGCACGCCGACCGACCTGCGGGTGGTCATCGACCTGAAAAAAGCCGTCACGCCAAAAAGTTTTACCCTGGCGCCAAACGCCCAATATGGCAATCGCCTGGTGGTCGACTTGTTCGATAACGCCGCCGATGCCGCGCCGATACCGCCGCCGACCAACGTCGCGACGGTGGCCCCGGTGCCGGTGACTCCGGTCGAACCCGCCGTTAAGCTGCCGCCTGCGCCTGCCGGCAAGCGCGACATCATCGTGGTGATCGACGCCGGCCACGGCGGCGAAGACCCGGGTGCCTCCGGCTCTCGCGGTCAGCGTGAAAAAGACGTGGTGCTGGCCATCGCCCGCGAACTGCAACGCCAGGTCAACGGCATGAAAGGCTTCCGCGCCGAACTGACCCGCACCGGCGACTACTTTATTCCGTTGCGCGGCCGTACCGAAATCGCCCGCAAGAAGGGCGCCGACCTGTTCGTCTCGATCCACGCCGATGCCGCGCCTTCGGCGGCTGCGTTCGGTGCGTCGGTGTTTGCCCTGTCTGATCGCGGCGCTACATCGGAGACGGCGCGTTGGCTGGCCGATAGCGAAAACCGCTCCGACTTGATCGGCGGTGCCGGCAATGTCAGCCTCGACGACAAGGACCGCATGCTCGCGGGCGTGCTCCTCGACTTGTCGATGACTGCGTCCCTCACGTCCAGCCTGAACGTTGGCCAGAAAGTCTTGAGCAACATCGGTCGCGTCACGCCGCTGCACAAACAGCGCGTAGAGCAGGCCGGGTTCATGGTGCTGAAGTCGCCGGACATCCCGTCGATCCTGGTGGAAACCGGGTTCATCTCCAACGCCAACGAAGCCTCCAAACTGGCCGCAGCGAACCACCAGCAAGCGCTGGCGCGTTCGATCAGCAGCGGCGTGCGCCAGTTCTTCCAGCAGAACCCGCCACCGGGCACCTACATTGCCTGGCTGCGTGATTCCGGCAAGATCGCCCAGGGTCCACGTGACCATCGGGTGAATCCGGGCGAGACGCTGGCGATGATTGCCGTGCGTTATCAAGTGTCTCCGGCCACCTTGCGCAGCGCCAATAACCTGAAAAGTGACGAGCTGAAGATCGGTCAGACCCTGACCATTCCCGGCACAGAACTGGCGTCCAAAGAATGA